A region of Granulibacter bethesdensis DNA encodes the following proteins:
- a CDS encoding alpha/beta hydrolase yields MSSLRLRTLLPILRWKVKRRLSRVQDVRELRRDFALTIRRLPGDMQISMKDMGGVDTEHLCTRSVGGVTKALPTTLLYLHGGAYLGCSPATHRPITSFFARAGFEVYAPAYRLAPENPFPAAVEDALAVYRALLDSGIPPARLAIAGDSAGGGLALSLMLAAKQAGLPLPVAAALFSPWTDLAATGASLKYNAHRDVMLDGDVSRAAALYLQGADPYHPLASPLYGALDRLPPLLIEVGADEVLLDDAFRLTERVRSTGGTVDLRIWPKVPHAFQIFAAFVPESRESLRRTSRFLHRVAGDRDRHVPQAAFPSPAKDEVLGKALSFP; encoded by the coding sequence GTGTCGAGTCTCCGTCTTCGTACCCTGCTGCCAATCCTTCGCTGGAAGGTGAAACGCCGTTTGTCCCGTGTGCAGGATGTGCGGGAACTGCGTCGTGATTTTGCGCTGACCATTCGCCGCCTGCCGGGTGACATGCAAATCAGCATGAAAGACATGGGCGGGGTGGATACCGAGCATCTGTGTACCCGCTCTGTCGGAGGGGTGACCAAGGCTCTGCCGACCACCCTGTTGTATTTGCACGGGGGCGCTTATCTGGGCTGCTCTCCGGCCACACACCGCCCGATTACCTCGTTTTTCGCGCGGGCCGGGTTTGAAGTCTATGCGCCTGCCTATCGTCTGGCTCCGGAAAATCCGTTCCCGGCTGCGGTAGAGGATGCGCTGGCGGTGTATCGGGCATTGCTGGACTCTGGCATTCCGCCCGCCCGTTTGGCCATTGCCGGAGATTCGGCGGGGGGCGGTCTGGCGCTGTCCCTGATGCTGGCGGCGAAACAGGCCGGGCTGCCATTGCCGGTGGCGGCGGCGCTGTTTTCTCCCTGGACAGATCTGGCGGCAACCGGAGCGTCCCTGAAATATAACGCCCATCGGGACGTGATGCTGGATGGTGATGTGTCTCGGGCGGCGGCGCTCTATCTTCAGGGGGCAGACCCGTACCATCCGCTGGCCTCGCCGCTTTATGGTGCGCTTGACAGGCTTCCCCCGCTGCTGATCGAGGTCGGGGCGGACGAGGTTCTGCTGGATGATGCCTTCAGGCTCACGGAGCGCGTGCGGAGCACCGGTGGCACTGTCGATCTGCGTATCTGGCCGAAAGTGCCGCATGCGTTCCAGATTTTCGCGGCTTTCGTACCGGAAAGCCGTGAATCGCTCCGTCGGACCTCCCGCTTCCTGCATCGCGTGGCAGGCGACCGGGATCGACATGTGCCCCAGGCCGCTTTCCCCTCACCGGCAAAAGATGAGGTACTGGGGAAGGCGTTATCCTTCCCGTAA
- a CDS encoding phosphatase PAP2 family protein yields the protein MYSLRHSSDDTTSSRPVWWPLTGLATIMTMLAIPLLDRGWSSWAHAILPPWKPVFIWMTRPAEMAAPLGALYLLLAALAAASGRWRPGRMGWALIAAALAALVAVPVKDELKYLFGRPWPETWIDNNPSWIGNGIFGFFPLHGGRGWASFPSGHTTMITAPMAALRDRLPELRGFWLLPVACVAIGLLGADFHFISDVTAGMLTGITCGAGLSTIIRSSERS from the coding sequence ATGTACAGTCTCCGTCATAGCAGCGATGATACAACTTCATCCCGCCCTGTCTGGTGGCCACTGACGGGACTGGCGACAATTATGACCATGCTGGCCATTCCCTTGCTCGATCGGGGCTGGTCGAGCTGGGCACATGCCATCCTGCCGCCATGGAAACCGGTTTTCATCTGGATGACACGCCCGGCCGAAATGGCGGCGCCCCTCGGTGCGCTCTATCTGTTGCTGGCGGCACTGGCGGCGGCATCCGGGCGCTGGCGGCCCGGCAGGATGGGATGGGCGCTGATCGCAGCCGCTCTGGCCGCGCTGGTGGCCGTGCCTGTGAAGGATGAACTCAAATACCTGTTCGGTCGTCCATGGCCGGAAACATGGATCGACAACAACCCGTCCTGGATTGGCAACGGTATCTTCGGTTTTTTCCCGCTGCATGGCGGGCGGGGCTGGGCCTCTTTCCCCTCCGGCCATACGACGATGATCACCGCCCCCATGGCGGCACTGCGCGACAGGCTTCCGGAACTGCGCGGCTTTTGGCTGCTGCCAGTCGCCTGTGTCGCAATCGGGTTGCTGGGGGCCGATTTTCACTTCATCAGTGATGTGACAGCGGGCATGCTCACCGGCATCACCTGTGGAGCGGGCCTGTCCACCATCATACGCTCTTCTGAACGATCCTGA
- the uvrB gene encoding excinuclease ABC subunit UvrB encodes MSQIAAHPMLFMPQKQPAKPVTKALEVVSDYKPDGDQPTAIRELVNGLRQGERNQVLLGVTGSGKTFTMAKVIEEMQRPALILAPNKTLAAQLYGEMKSFFPNNAVEYFVSYYDYYQPEAYVPRTDTYIEKDAQINEQIDRMRHAATQALLERNDVIIVASVSCIYGIGSVETYAKMVVRLQVGGQIDRDALARALVDLQYRRNDAAFQRGTFRMRGETVDIFPASHEDRAWRISLFGDEIDAISEFDPLTGNVTAKLEEAVVYANSHYVTPRPTLSQAIKEIKQELQQRLAEFDAEGKVLEAERLRQRVTFDIEMMETTGSCKGIENYSRYLSGRAPGDPPPTLFEYLPDNAILIVDESHVTVPQIGGMERGDHARKSILSEFGFRLPSCIDNRPLKFDEWERFRPETVFVSATPGPWEMEQTGGVFAEQVIRPTGLIDPITEIRPVEHQVDDLLAEIRLVTAKGNRVLVTTLTKRMAEDLTEYLTEHGVKVRYLHSDVDTLERIEIIRDLRVGVFDVLIGINLLREGLDIPECSLVAILDADKEGFLRSQTSLIQTIGRAARNVEGRVILYADTMTRSLTFAVEETARRRERQKAWNEAHGITPTTVRKQIGKMLESVFEQDYVTVAPTSATSAAEFVGKDLRASITELERRMRAAAADLEFEEAGRLRDEIRRLEALEMGLPPVPAPASSMRAGAQKDGGRTRKDRTPQPLGPGGGGYDPSKVRGRRRRG; translated from the coding sequence ATGTCCCAGATCGCCGCCCATCCCATGCTGTTCATGCCGCAAAAACAGCCCGCGAAACCCGTCACAAAGGCGCTGGAAGTCGTCTCTGACTACAAGCCCGATGGTGATCAGCCAACCGCGATCAGGGAGCTGGTCAACGGACTCCGGCAAGGGGAGCGCAATCAGGTGCTGCTGGGCGTCACCGGCTCCGGCAAAACCTTCACCATGGCCAAGGTGATCGAGGAAATGCAGCGTCCAGCCCTGATTCTGGCGCCGAACAAGACTCTGGCAGCCCAGCTCTATGGGGAGATGAAGTCGTTCTTTCCCAATAACGCGGTCGAATATTTCGTCAGCTATTACGACTACTATCAGCCGGAAGCCTACGTTCCGCGCACCGACACCTATATTGAAAAAGACGCCCAGATCAACGAGCAGATCGACCGGATGCGTCACGCCGCCACCCAGGCCCTGCTGGAGCGGAACGATGTCATCATCGTCGCCTCCGTCTCCTGCATTTACGGTATCGGCTCGGTCGAGACCTACGCGAAAATGGTGGTACGGTTGCAGGTGGGCGGCCAGATCGACCGGGATGCGCTGGCCCGGGCGCTGGTTGATCTGCAATATCGCCGCAACGATGCCGCCTTCCAGCGCGGCACGTTCAGAATGCGTGGAGAGACGGTCGATATCTTCCCCGCCAGCCATGAGGACCGGGCCTGGCGCATCAGCCTGTTCGGTGACGAGATCGACGCGATCAGCGAATTCGATCCCCTGACCGGCAATGTAACTGCAAAACTGGAAGAGGCTGTCGTCTACGCCAACAGCCACTATGTCACACCTCGCCCCACGCTCAGCCAGGCGATCAAGGAAATCAAACAGGAGCTGCAACAGCGGCTGGCCGAATTCGACGCCGAAGGCAAGGTGCTGGAAGCCGAGCGCCTGCGTCAGCGCGTGACGTTCGACATCGAGATGATGGAGACCACTGGCTCCTGCAAGGGAATCGAGAATTACTCCCGCTATCTTTCCGGGCGCGCGCCGGGAGACCCGCCGCCGACCCTGTTTGAATATCTGCCGGACAACGCCATTCTGATCGTCGATGAAAGCCATGTCACCGTGCCGCAGATCGGCGGCATGGAGCGGGGCGACCATGCCCGGAAATCCATTCTGTCGGAGTTCGGTTTCCGCCTGCCCTCCTGCATTGATAACAGGCCGCTGAAATTCGATGAATGGGAGCGTTTCCGACCGGAAACCGTGTTCGTCAGCGCAACACCCGGACCGTGGGAAATGGAACAGACCGGCGGGGTGTTTGCCGAACAGGTGATCCGCCCGACCGGGCTGATCGATCCGATCACGGAGATCCGCCCGGTGGAACATCAGGTGGATGACCTGCTGGCGGAAATACGCCTCGTCACTGCCAAAGGAAATCGCGTGCTGGTCACCACGCTGACCAAGCGCATGGCAGAGGATCTGACCGAATATCTCACCGAGCACGGGGTGAAGGTCCGCTACCTCCACTCCGACGTGGACACGCTGGAACGGATCGAGATCATTCGCGATCTGCGCGTCGGCGTCTTCGATGTGCTGATCGGCATCAACCTGCTGCGGGAGGGGCTGGATATTCCGGAATGCTCACTGGTTGCCATTCTGGATGCGGATAAAGAAGGGTTCCTGCGCAGCCAGACCTCGCTGATCCAGACCATCGGCCGCGCCGCACGCAATGTGGAGGGGCGTGTGATCCTGTATGCAGATACCATGACGCGCTCCCTGACCTTCGCGGTGGAGGAAACCGCCCGCCGTCGGGAGCGGCAGAAAGCATGGAACGAAGCCCACGGCATCACCCCGACCACGGTGCGCAAGCAGATCGGCAAAATGCTGGAAAGCGTATTCGAACAGGATTACGTCACGGTCGCCCCGACCTCCGCCACCTCGGCCGCCGAGTTCGTGGGCAAGGATCTGCGCGCCTCCATCACCGAGCTGGAACGCAGGATGCGCGCCGCTGCCGCCGATCTTGAGTTCGAGGAAGCCGGACGCCTGCGCGACGAAATACGCCGTCTGGAAGCACTGGAAATGGGCCTGCCCCCTGTACCGGCCCCGGCTTCCTCCATGCGGGCCGGTGCGCAGAAAGATGGCGGACGGACCCGCAAGGACCGCACGCCGCAACCGCTTGGCCCCGGCGGCGGAGGTTATGACCCCTCCAAGGTCAGAGGTCGGCGACGGAGGGGATAA
- a CDS encoding SDR family oxidoreductase, with protein sequence MLHLLPLSEAMPRTALVTGAGRRIGRAIALALGEARFSVAVHYGTSRTEAEEVVTTLRQSGRNAVSLQADLGREQDTHRLMQDATDALGPIGVLINNAAIFEFDAWHDATRDSWDRHMETNLRAPLVLAQSFARLLPATAQGAVINMIDQRVWAPGAGFISYTVAKSGLWTLTRTLALALAPRIRVNAIGPGPAAPSKRQTPDQFAEQCRSVPLGHGTNPDEIARAVLFLLALPSVTGQMLALDGGQHLQGAGITTLVE encoded by the coding sequence ATGCTGCATTTACTGCCCCTGTCTGAAGCCATGCCGCGCACCGCCCTGGTCACCGGGGCCGGCCGCCGTATCGGGCGCGCCATTGCTCTGGCGCTGGGAGAGGCCAGGTTTTCAGTCGCCGTGCATTACGGAACCAGCCGCACCGAGGCCGAAGAGGTCGTCACCACCCTGCGCCAGAGCGGGCGGAATGCCGTCTCCCTGCAAGCTGATCTCGGGCGCGAACAGGATACCCATCGGCTGATGCAGGACGCGACTGATGCGCTGGGACCGATCGGCGTGCTGATCAACAACGCCGCCATTTTCGAATTCGATGCCTGGCATGACGCGACCCGCGACAGTTGGGATCGGCATATGGAGACCAATCTCCGCGCACCGCTGGTTCTGGCCCAGTCCTTTGCCCGTCTGCTGCCCGCAACGGCACAGGGGGCTGTGATCAATATGATCGATCAGCGCGTCTGGGCGCCGGGAGCGGGTTTCATCTCCTATACGGTGGCGAAAAGCGGCTTGTGGACCCTGACCCGCACGCTGGCTCTGGCTCTGGCGCCCCGCATCCGTGTGAATGCCATCGGCCCCGGTCCGGCAGCCCCCAGCAAACGGCAGACCCCGGACCAGTTCGCGGAACAATGCCGCAGCGTCCCGCTCGGCCATGGCACCAATCCCGATGAAATCGCCCGCGCCGTCCTGTTTCTGCTGGCCCTGCCCTCCGTGACCGGTCAGATGTTGGCACTGGATGGCGGGCAGCATCTGCAAGGGGCCGGGATTACGACTCTGGTTGAATAA
- the uvrC gene encoding excinuclease ABC subunit UvrC, whose amino-acid sequence MTMPDTPASPPKEAENPSLPIVEALPGKGVTVIEAMLKLLPDRPGVYRMLDGQGEALYVGKARSLKKRVASYTQIHRLPERLRRMVSETVSMEIVTTHTEAEALLLEANLIKRLKPRFNIVLRDDKSYPWLMLTEDHAFPQIMKHRGAQTRKAASYWGPFASAWAVNQTVTAMQRIFLLRSCSDSVFANRSRPCLLFQIRRCSAPCVDRISQEDYAELVDQARAFLSGRGTDIQRDLARQMEEAAEALEFERAAAIRDRIRGLTHVQGTAVVNPASIGNADVIAVWQDAGQSCVQVFFIRGGHNNGNRAFYPAHTSAETAQDVLGAFIAQFYDDKPPPPLLLLNHAIAEEGLVSEALSLKAGRRVELHVPVRGEKRAVVAHAETNAREALERKLAESAGQNRLLDGVAELFDLPTRPNRIEIYDNSHIMGTNPYGVMVVAGPEGWNKSAYRKFSIRGPITPGDDFAMMREMLERRFSRGLKERAEGPEGEANWPDLVLIDGGAGQLSAVRGILDEIGVTDVKLVAIAKGPDRDAGREWFHTEGKAPFQLPPRDPVLYYLQRLRDEAHRFAITTHRAGRSKTLVRSELDDIDGIGAARKRALLNHFGSARGVKQAGLAALEATPGISKEIAMRIYAHFHPGARAD is encoded by the coding sequence ATGACTATGCCCGATACTCCCGCCAGCCCGCCGAAAGAGGCTGAAAATCCCTCCCTGCCAATTGTCGAGGCACTCCCAGGCAAAGGGGTGACTGTCATTGAGGCAATGCTGAAACTGTTGCCGGACAGGCCGGGCGTATACCGGATGCTCGATGGACAAGGCGAAGCCCTGTATGTCGGCAAAGCGCGCAGCCTGAAAAAACGTGTGGCGAGCTACACCCAGATCCACCGCCTGCCCGAGCGGCTGCGTCGCATGGTGAGCGAGACGGTTTCCATGGAGATCGTCACCACCCATACCGAAGCCGAAGCCCTGCTGCTGGAAGCCAATCTGATCAAGCGGCTCAAGCCGCGCTTCAACATCGTGCTGCGGGATGACAAATCCTATCCATGGCTGATGCTGACCGAGGATCATGCCTTTCCTCAGATCATGAAACATCGCGGCGCACAGACAAGAAAAGCCGCCAGCTACTGGGGGCCGTTTGCCTCGGCCTGGGCCGTGAACCAGACCGTGACCGCCATGCAGCGTATTTTCCTGCTGCGCTCCTGCTCGGACAGTGTGTTCGCCAACCGCTCCCGCCCCTGCCTGCTGTTCCAGATCCGCCGCTGCTCTGCCCCCTGCGTGGACCGTATCAGTCAGGAGGATTATGCTGAGCTGGTCGATCAGGCACGGGCCTTCCTGTCCGGGCGCGGCACGGACATCCAACGTGATCTCGCCCGCCAGATGGAAGAAGCCGCCGAAGCCCTGGAATTCGAGCGCGCCGCCGCCATCCGCGACCGTATCCGTGGCCTGACCCATGTGCAGGGCACCGCCGTGGTCAATCCGGCCTCCATCGGCAATGCGGATGTCATCGCCGTCTGGCAGGATGCGGGGCAGAGCTGTGTGCAGGTTTTCTTCATCCGTGGCGGCCATAATAACGGCAACCGTGCCTTCTATCCTGCCCATACCAGTGCCGAGACAGCACAGGATGTATTGGGAGCCTTTATCGCCCAGTTCTATGACGACAAGCCCCCGCCGCCTTTACTGTTGCTCAATCATGCCATCGCAGAGGAAGGGCTGGTCTCGGAAGCCCTCAGCCTGAAAGCAGGACGCCGGGTGGAGCTGCATGTGCCGGTACGGGGAGAAAAACGCGCCGTGGTCGCCCATGCGGAGACCAATGCAAGAGAGGCACTGGAACGCAAACTGGCCGAAAGTGCTGGCCAGAACCGGCTTCTGGACGGCGTGGCAGAGCTGTTCGACCTGCCCACCCGCCCGAACCGGATCGAGATTTACGATAACAGCCATATCATGGGGACCAACCCGTACGGTGTCATGGTGGTGGCAGGGCCGGAAGGCTGGAATAAATCGGCCTACCGCAAATTTTCCATCCGTGGCCCGATCACGCCCGGCGACGATTTCGCCATGATGCGCGAAATGCTGGAGCGTCGTTTCAGCCGTGGCCTGAAGGAACGCGCCGAAGGACCAGAGGGGGAAGCCAACTGGCCCGATCTGGTGCTGATCGATGGCGGGGCTGGCCAGTTATCAGCCGTGCGCGGAATCCTGGACGAGATCGGTGTCACGGATGTGAAACTGGTCGCCATTGCCAAAGGCCCTGATCGCGATGCAGGCCGCGAATGGTTTCATACCGAAGGCAAGGCACCGTTCCAGCTGCCACCCCGTGATCCGGTGCTTTATTACCTCCAGCGTCTGCGTGACGAGGCGCATCGCTTCGCTATCACCACCCATCGGGCAGGGCGGTCAAAAACACTGGTCCGCAGTGAACTGGATGATATTGACGGCATCGGAGCCGCCCGCAAACGCGCCCTGCTTAATCATTTCGGTTCGGCACGCGGTGTCAAACAGGCCGGGCTCGCGGCGCTGGAAGCCACGCCGGGCATCTCGAAAGAAATCGCGATGCGCATCTACGCCCATTTCCATCCGGGTGCGCGCGCAGACTAA
- a CDS encoding histidine triad nucleotide-binding protein, which produces MPVSAIGAYDPDNIFALILRGEIPCRKVMENDHALAFLDINPQAPTHVLIIPKKPYISFADFTERASAEEVGTFFLTVGKLARDMGLEVPGYRLLANSGQDAGQEVPHFHVHLFAGRPLGPMLLKIED; this is translated from the coding sequence ATGCCGGTCAGCGCCATCGGGGCTTATGACCCTGACAATATCTTTGCTCTTATTCTGCGAGGCGAAATCCCATGCCGCAAGGTGATGGAGAATGATCATGCGCTGGCCTTTCTGGACATCAATCCGCAGGCCCCTACCCATGTGCTGATTATTCCCAAAAAACCGTATATTTCTTTTGCGGATTTTACGGAGCGCGCTTCCGCGGAGGAAGTCGGGACGTTTTTCCTGACGGTTGGCAAGCTGGCGCGTGACATGGGGCTGGAAGTGCCGGGATACAGGCTGCTGGCCAATAGTGGTCAGGATGCCGGGCAGGAGGTGCCACATTTCCATGTGCATCTGTTTGCCGGGCGTCCGCTTGGTCCGATGCTGTTGAAAATTGAGGACTGA
- a CDS encoding phosphoribosyl-ATP diphosphatase, translating to MMVKTVKKKTVTKTNKKTSVPSAVKNKARILSPLTDIDPDNAVQVLNRLWEVVMQRRDADPAVSHSARLLSRGIGKVAQKFGEEAVECLIEAVSGDKEALIGESADVLYHLLVLWVAVGVEPAEVWRELAKREGISGIAEKASRAKILPRTAGLKTTKIP from the coding sequence ATGATGGTCAAAACCGTTAAGAAAAAAACAGTCACGAAGACGAATAAGAAAACGTCTGTTCCGTCTGCCGTAAAGAACAAAGCCAGGATACTTTCACCTCTGACTGATATTGATCCTGATAATGCGGTGCAGGTACTGAACCGGCTTTGGGAAGTGGTTATGCAGCGCCGGGATGCTGATCCTGCGGTCAGCCATTCTGCACGCCTGCTGTCCCGTGGTATCGGCAAGGTTGCGCAGAAATTCGGCGAGGAAGCCGTCGAATGTCTGATTGAGGCGGTGAGCGGCGACAAGGAAGCCCTGATCGGTGAAAGCGCTGATGTGCTGTATCACCTTCTGGTTTTATGGGTCGCGGTCGGGGTCGAGCCTGCCGAGGTATGGCGGGAACTTGCCAAGCGCGAAGGCATCAGCGGCATTGCCGAAAAAGCATCCCGTGCCAAAATATTGCCGCGCACTGCAGGGTTGAAGACGACTAAAATTCCCTGA
- the hisF gene encoding imidazole glycerol phosphate synthase subunit HisF: MLKLRVIPCLDVKDGRVVKGVNFVSLRDAGDPVEQAALYDAAGADELTFLDITASSDNRDTILDVVARTAERVFLPLTVGGGVRTVMDMRRLLLAGADKCSMNSAAVARPELIREGAEKFGSQAIVVAVDVKKTLSGWEVFTHGGRTGTGLDAIEWCRQVASLGAGEILLTSMDRDGTGQGFDTELLRRVCAAVSVPVVASGGIGTLQHFVEGAEAGATGLLAASVFHFGTFTIEQVKNALHAAGQPVRFTRPAMQAA; the protein is encoded by the coding sequence GTGTTGAAGCTTCGTGTGATTCCCTGTCTGGACGTCAAGGACGGGCGTGTCGTCAAAGGCGTGAATTTCGTATCCCTGCGTGACGCAGGTGATCCGGTCGAGCAGGCAGCCCTGTATGATGCGGCTGGTGCGGATGAGTTGACCTTTCTGGATATTACGGCCAGCTCCGACAATCGTGATACTATTCTCGATGTGGTTGCCCGCACCGCCGAGCGGGTCTTTCTGCCGCTTACAGTTGGCGGCGGGGTCCGCACCGTGATGGATATGCGGCGCCTGCTGCTGGCGGGGGCTGATAAATGCAGCATGAATTCAGCCGCTGTGGCGCGTCCTGAGTTGATCAGGGAAGGGGCTGAAAAATTCGGCAGCCAGGCCATCGTGGTGGCCGTTGATGTCAAGAAAACGTTATCAGGCTGGGAAGTGTTTACCCATGGTGGTCGTACAGGAACCGGGCTTGATGCCATAGAATGGTGCCGTCAGGTGGCGTCTCTGGGCGCCGGGGAGATCCTGCTGACGAGTATGGATCGGGATGGAACGGGGCAGGGCTTCGACACCGAATTGTTGCGCCGGGTTTGTGCGGCTGTGTCGGTGCCGGTGGTCGCTTCTGGTGGCATCGGCACATTGCAGCATTTTGTCGAGGGTGCAGAAGCGGGGGCGACAGGGTTGCTCGCTGCATCAGTTTTTCATTTTGGCACGTTCACAATCGAACAGGTCAAAAATGCGTTGCATGCAGCGGGACAACCCGTTCGTTTCACCCGGCCTGCCATGCAGGCTGCCTGA
- the hisA gene encoding 1-(5-phosphoribosyl)-5-[(5-phosphoribosylamino)methylideneamino]imidazole-4-carboxamide isomerase, translated as MRFTLYPAIDLKDGQCVRLRRGEMEDATIYGNDPAARARQWQDAGFAWLHVVDLNGAFAGRSENAEAITAILGAVSVPVQLGGGIRDMAAVERWIEAGISRVILGSAAVKTPQLVKDACRAFPGRIAVGIDARDGFVATEGWAETSSVAAVELAARFEDAGVAAIIYTDIGRDGMLTGPNVEQTLALARATTIPVIASGGVGDLSHIVDVYDAGTITGVILGRALYDGRVDPAAALQAVSLR; from the coding sequence ATGCGTTTCACACTTTACCCTGCCATTGACCTGAAAGATGGCCAGTGCGTTCGCCTTCGTCGTGGTGAAATGGAGGACGCAACCATCTATGGCAACGATCCTGCCGCCCGCGCCCGGCAATGGCAGGATGCAGGGTTTGCCTGGCTGCATGTGGTTGATCTGAACGGCGCCTTTGCCGGCCGTTCGGAAAATGCCGAGGCGATTACCGCCATTCTCGGCGCTGTTTCCGTCCCTGTTCAGCTGGGTGGTGGCATTCGTGACATGGCGGCCGTGGAGCGATGGATAGAGGCGGGTATTTCCCGTGTCATTCTCGGCAGTGCTGCCGTCAAAACGCCACAACTGGTCAAGGATGCTTGCCGGGCTTTTCCAGGGCGGATCGCGGTCGGGATTGATGCGCGTGACGGGTTTGTGGCCACTGAAGGCTGGGCTGAAACATCCTCGGTGGCGGCCGTTGAACTGGCTGCACGGTTCGAGGATGCAGGTGTGGCCGCGATCATCTACACCGATATTGGCCGTGATGGCATGCTGACGGGCCCGAATGTCGAACAGACGCTTGCTTTGGCGCGTGCCACGACGATCCCGGTGATTGCCAGTGGTGGTGTCGGGGATCTGTCGCATATTGTTGATGTTTATGACGCAGGAACAATTACAGGTGTCATACTTGGGCGTGCTTTATACGATGGTCGGGTAGACCCGGCAGCAGCCTTGCAGGCCGTCTCTTTGCGTTAA
- a CDS encoding GNAT family N-acetyltransferase, which translates to MTGSQPPDDRHGEQPAQDVERVETLSDDDMASLCEAAHAAILDGGGSGWIMPPGHQALERYFRGVLLVPERELFIARQGGAVVGAAQFIRPAKNEEARAFGAMLAHSFVAPFARGFGLARTLTERVEDCARALGFQVLNLDLREDQEAAKKLYESMGYICWGTHPVYARARGQTLRGYYYYKLLQADSRIMTA; encoded by the coding sequence ATGACGGGCTCCCAACCGCCGGATGATCGTCATGGCGAGCAGCCTGCGCAGGATGTCGAGCGCGTCGAGACGCTGAGCGATGACGATATGGCCAGCCTGTGTGAAGCCGCGCATGCCGCCATTCTGGACGGTGGCGGCTCCGGCTGGATCATGCCGCCGGGGCATCAGGCACTGGAGCGATATTTTCGTGGCGTTCTGCTGGTGCCGGAGCGGGAATTGTTCATTGCCCGTCAGGGTGGTGCGGTGGTGGGTGCCGCACAGTTTATCCGCCCCGCCAAGAACGAGGAAGCCAGAGCATTCGGAGCGATGCTGGCGCATAGTTTCGTGGCTCCCTTCGCCCGTGGTTTCGGTCTGGCCCGTACGTTGACGGAACGGGTCGAGGATTGTGCGCGGGCGCTTGGATTTCAGGTGCTGAATCTCGATTTGCGGGAAGATCAGGAAGCAGCAAAAAAGCTTTACGAATCCATGGGCTATATTTGCTGGGGCACCCACCCGGTCTATGCCCGTGCGCGGGGGCAGACCCTGCGCGGATATTACTATTACAAGCTGTTGCAGGCTGACAGCCGCATCATGACGGCGTGA
- the hisH gene encoding imidazole glycerol phosphate synthase subunit HisH yields the protein MKVVVIDSGTGNLASARRGLEIAAGRAGLDAKVIASADPLDVRTADRIVLPGQGAFADCARGIAAIEGMRGAIEEGVAAGKPFLGICVGMQLMAERGLEHEGAPGFGWIKGEIAPISCPGLRLPQMGWNGLDFTSAGCVHPLLNGLQPDDHAYFVHGYALRDGDHTQILATTEYGGPVVAMVASGNRAGTQFHVEKSQEVGLRILQNFMLWNPDGVSGS from the coding sequence ATGAAAGTGGTGGTGATCGATTCCGGTACCGGCAATCTGGCCTCTGCACGTCGTGGGCTGGAGATTGCGGCCGGGCGCGCCGGGCTGGATGCAAAGGTCATTGCCTCCGCCGATCCGCTGGATGTCCGTACTGCCGACCGGATTGTACTGCCGGGACAGGGTGCTTTCGCCGATTGCGCGCGTGGCATTGCCGCAATCGAGGGTATGCGTGGCGCGATCGAGGAGGGCGTTGCAGCGGGCAAGCCTTTTCTGGGCATCTGTGTCGGCATGCAATTGATGGCCGAACGAGGTCTGGAGCATGAAGGCGCGCCGGGCTTTGGCTGGATCAAGGGCGAGATCGCACCGATAAGCTGCCCAGGTCTGCGTCTGCCGCAGATGGGCTGGAATGGATTGGATTTTACTTCTGCCGGCTGTGTGCATCCGCTGCTGAATGGATTGCAGCCGGATGATCATGCCTATTTCGTGCATGGATATGCATTGCGTGATGGAGATCATACCCAGATCCTCGCCACCACGGAGTATGGTGGTCCGGTGGTTGCGATGGTTGCCTCCGGCAACCGTGCCGGAACCCAGTTTCATGTGGAGAAAAGTCAGGAAGTCGGTTTGCGTATCCTGCAGAATTTCATGCTCTGGAATCCTGATGGAGTAAGCGGTTCATGA